Proteins from a single region of Xenopus laevis strain J_2021 chromosome 9_10S, Xenopus_laevis_v10.1, whole genome shotgun sequence:
- the LOC121398958 gene encoding beta-1,3-galactosyltransferase 5-like, with protein MGAIVHRRFVFLIGTTLVSIAILVTRIWITSQEIRHQPRTQHLDLTLSAFRDSANLSDGLYTYHLNMSQFQSDFPYLQTYKCSVTLTPQKEQMLGNPKPVLIMAIKSHPRSGARRSAVRQTWAREVEVEGYWVKPIFLIAHTEVSGQMKLVALESREFGDILQWDFNEGHHNLSLKERCFLEWVTIELLHVEFIFKGDDDEYVNPKAIVHYIKEHGSSPNTLHGNLQCHSAVMRSSKYAISKTVYPLHKYPNFLSGGGFLFPGTSVKYLHEAAQKIPVFPLDDVYFGFLALAANLTYRHDRRFYVWGLAFNASKYQEALVVHGIGPELLIKIWTKVQSAQCKEGQGCW; from the exons ATGGGG GCCATTGTGCATAGAAGGTTTGTCTTTTTGATTGGAACCACGCTGGTTTCTATAGCCATACTGGTCACCAGAATTTGGATCACAAGTCAAGAAATAAGGCATCAGCCCCGAACTCAACATTTAGATCTCACACTTTCTGCCTTCAGGGACTCTGCCAACCTCAGTGATGGACTATACACTTACCACTTGAACATGTCCCAGTTCCAATCTGATTTTCCCTATCTTCAAACCTATAAATGCTCAGTCACTCTCACCCCTCAGAAAGAACAAATGTTAGGAAACCCCAAACCAGTGCTTATCATGGCTATTAAATCCCACCCAAGGTCTGGCGCAAGAAGAAGTGCAGTGCGACAAACCTGGGCTCGGGAGGTAGAAGTGGAAGGATACTGGGTGAAACCAATCTTTCTGATAGCCCACACAGAGGTATCTGGGCAAATGAAGCTGGTTGCCCTGGAAAGTCGTGAGTTTGGTGACATTCTCCAATGGGACTTCAATGAAGGACATCACAACTTGTCTCTGAAAGAGCGATGCTTTCTGGAATGGGTCACAATTGAGCTCCTACATGTGGAATTCATATTTAAAG GTGACGATGATGAATATGTGAACCCAAAGGCCATTGTGCATTATATTAAAGAGCATGGCTCCTCCCCAAATACGCTTCATGGCAATCTCCAATGTCACAGTGCAGTCATGCGCTCTTCCAAGTATGCCATCTCCAAAACAGTGTACCCTCTTCACAAATACCCCAATTTCCTATCTGGAGGAGGCTTCCTCTTCCCTGGAACATCTGTGAAATACCTCCACGAGGCTGCTCAGAAGATCCCAGTTTTTCCATTGGATGATGTGTACTTTGGGTTCTTAGCATTGGCAGCCAACTTGACATACAGACATGACAGGCGGTTCTATGTATGGGGGCTGGCATTTAATGCTAGCAAGTACCAAGAGGCCCTGGTGGTACATGGGATAGGACCAGAGCTTCTCATTAAAATATGGACAAAGGTGCAGAGTGCACAATGCAAGGAAGGCCAAGGTTGTTGGTAG